One window of the Streptomyces sp. ITFR-21 genome contains the following:
- a CDS encoding prenyltransferase/squalene oxidase repeat-containing protein, with translation MGKLIIWLMLVQRDAEVFYLTGEPGRRRCPRLVIGVGRLRQTDLRTAVVEAARSQLHLDISYFGVLAVDEAAEDLRLFVGAETPPVNAAARGAQRLTSHRVEDLPHLTGDLPGEGVFTLALQRRTAESTAGALGLSLRRAVEGAVDYLDAHVSVESGMQGWNQYQDGRTIGVLSTAQALLSHVYAGSRVRIVDAAGETLGALQNPDGGWQIRRALVGALSDVSITESTAYCLMALSEAGRGDDTPAVQRGLAWLETAQQADGGWKSSAADSTSNVVATAWAVRVLATLGRTTPARRGVEWLRTAQNADGGWGPVARHPRSAAADAESTSSPAYTAHALLALLSQGVDPGERHIVRGCAYLDGAFDPAREEPWTSTSFTTVVDNNSFARLDFRHFATPWALAALSATGRDLSDPTLLHGTLKLLRMQTADGAWRSGLTAPGDFPVWACHDALFALRSITARSAERLDAVALSAYHERQLEALEKSLGKRISSSAAPLTSGARSYVTTAWLSLLTVFVVLLAFRQLNIIGASGGSALGQLAKWVGTAVVAAVGALAPPVVVEEYKIRRQQNQNSAEEEYP, from the coding sequence ATGGGAAAGCTGATCATCTGGCTCATGCTGGTGCAGCGGGACGCGGAGGTCTTCTATCTGACGGGGGAACCCGGCCGCAGGCGCTGTCCTCGACTGGTGATCGGCGTCGGACGGCTGCGTCAGACGGACCTGCGGACCGCCGTCGTGGAGGCGGCGAGGAGCCAGCTGCACCTCGACATCTCCTACTTCGGCGTGCTGGCCGTCGACGAGGCGGCCGAGGACCTGCGCCTTTTCGTGGGAGCGGAGACGCCGCCGGTGAACGCGGCCGCGCGGGGCGCGCAGCGCCTCACGTCCCACCGGGTCGAGGACCTCCCCCATCTGACCGGCGACCTGCCGGGCGAAGGCGTCTTCACCCTGGCGCTCCAACGGCGGACGGCGGAGAGCACGGCCGGCGCCCTGGGCCTCTCCCTGCGCAGGGCGGTGGAGGGTGCCGTGGACTACCTGGACGCGCACGTCTCGGTGGAGAGCGGCATGCAGGGGTGGAACCAATACCAGGACGGCCGGACCATAGGAGTTCTCTCCACGGCCCAGGCCCTGCTCTCGCACGTGTACGCCGGCAGCCGGGTGCGCATCGTGGACGCCGCGGGGGAGACGTTGGGGGCGCTTCAGAACCCCGACGGCGGCTGGCAGATCCGCCGTGCCCTGGTGGGGGCGCTGAGCGACGTGTCCATCACGGAAAGCACGGCCTACTGCCTGATGGCCCTCAGCGAAGCGGGCCGAGGCGACGACACCCCCGCCGTGCAACGGGGGCTCGCATGGCTGGAGACGGCCCAACAGGCCGACGGCGGCTGGAAGTCGTCGGCGGCGGACAGTACGTCGAACGTGGTCGCGACCGCCTGGGCCGTCCGCGTCCTCGCGACCCTGGGGCGCACCACGCCCGCGCGCCGCGGCGTCGAGTGGCTGCGGACCGCGCAGAACGCCGACGGCGGCTGGGGCCCGGTCGCGCGCCACCCGAGGTCGGCGGCCGCGGACGCGGAGTCCACGTCGTCCCCCGCCTACACGGCGCACGCGCTGCTCGCGCTGCTGAGCCAGGGCGTCGACCCGGGCGAGCGCCACATCGTCAGGGGCTGCGCCTACCTCGACGGCGCCTTCGACCCGGCACGGGAGGAGCCGTGGACCTCCACCTCCTTCACCACGGTCGTCGACAACAACTCCTTCGCGCGGCTGGACTTCAGGCACTTCGCCACGCCCTGGGCGCTGGCCGCCCTCAGCGCGACGGGCCGGGACCTCAGCGATCCGACGCTGCTGCACGGCACTCTCAAGCTCCTGCGCATGCAGACGGCGGACGGGGCCTGGCGGAGCGGGCTGACCGCGCCGGGGGATTTCCCCGTCTGGGCCTGCCACGACGCGCTGTTCGCCCTGCGCAGCATCACCGCGCGCAGTGCCGAGCGATTGGACGCCGTCGCCCTCTCCGCTTATCACGAAAGACAGCTGGAGGCTCTGGAGAAATCCCTCGGAAAGCGGATCTCCTCCTCTGCCGCCCCGTTGACCAGCGGTGCGCGGTCGTATGTGACTACCGCATGGCTTTCCTTGCTCACCGTCTTCGTCGTCCTTCTCGCTTTCCGGCAGTTGAACATCATCGGCGCATCCGGCGGATCTGCCTTAGGGCAGTTGGCGAAATGGGTGGGCACCGCTGTTGTGGCGGCCGTCGGAGCGCTGGCGCCTCCCGTTGTGGTAGAGGAATACAAGATCAGACGACAGCAGAATCAGAATTCTGCGGAGGAGGAGTACCCGTAA
- a CDS encoding superoxide dismutase, with amino-acid sequence MGTYTLPDLPYDYSALSPSITPEILELHHAKHHAAYVKGANDTLEQIAEVRDKDAITPTGLVGLEKTFAFNLSGHVLHSIFWQNLSADGGDRPDGALATAIDEHLGGFEAFKKQLTIATSSVQGSGWGVLAFEPLGKRLIVEQVYDHHGNVGQGSVPLLVFDAWEHAYYLQYKNVRPDYVNKLWDLVNWNDVAARYTAATAAVAG; translated from the coding sequence ATGGGCACGTACACGCTTCCCGACCTGCCGTACGACTACTCCGCGCTCTCGCCGTCCATCACGCCGGAGATCCTGGAGCTGCACCACGCCAAGCACCACGCCGCGTACGTCAAGGGCGCCAACGACACGCTGGAGCAGATCGCCGAGGTCCGCGACAAGGACGCGATCACCCCGACCGGCCTGGTCGGTCTGGAGAAGACCTTCGCGTTCAACCTCTCCGGGCACGTCCTGCACTCGATCTTCTGGCAGAACCTCTCCGCTGACGGCGGCGACCGCCCCGACGGCGCACTGGCCACCGCGATCGACGAGCACCTGGGCGGCTTCGAGGCGTTCAAGAAGCAGCTCACCATCGCCACCAGTTCGGTGCAGGGCTCCGGCTGGGGCGTACTGGCCTTCGAGCCGCTGGGCAAGCGGCTGATCGTGGAGCAGGTCTACGACCACCACGGCAACGTCGGCCAGGGCAGCGTCCCGCTTCTGGTCTTCGACGCCTGGGAGCACGCCTACTACCTGCAGTACAAGAACGTCCGCCCCGACTACGTCAACAAGTTGTGGGACCTGGTCAACTGGAACGATGTCGCCGCCCGCTACACCGCGGCGACCGCCGCGGTCGCCGGCTGA
- a CDS encoding tyrosine-type recombinase/integrase translates to MPAVVQLQSGKALSVWSAADVFLGLLANPNTARGYGIGVEKTAERLGEDRLLAAVVDDEVGEALELLWGTAAVNTWNARRAAVLSWLGWCADHGYDGPAAPAWVKRMTPPDSETQVRPKVMVDRLIARREDPLREKTLWRMLYETCARAEEILGTNIEDLDLAGRRAPVKAKGAAARRRRGGRTRGDFVLETVHRDTGTARLLPRLLPRLLRGRTRGPVFVTHRRPNPGKVLGPRDVCPDTGLARLSYGQARALPDRHTAVGSVAGTGWDLHEWRHSGLTHLGEQGASLLMLMAKSRHKKPENVRRYFKPSPDAIAEVTGLLAPGDSRR, encoded by the coding sequence GTGCCCGCCGTCGTCCAGCTCCAGTCCGGGAAGGCGCTGAGCGTTTGGTCGGCGGCCGATGTCTTCCTCGGCTTACTTGCCAACCCGAACACCGCCCGCGGCTACGGCATCGGCGTCGAGAAGACCGCCGAACGGCTCGGCGAGGACCGGCTCCTGGCGGCCGTGGTCGACGACGAGGTCGGCGAGGCGCTGGAACTGCTGTGGGGCACCGCCGCGGTCAACACCTGGAATGCCCGCCGCGCGGCGGTGCTGTCCTGGCTCGGCTGGTGCGCGGACCACGGCTACGACGGCCCGGCGGCCCCGGCCTGGGTGAAGCGGATGACCCCGCCGGACTCCGAGACCCAGGTTCGGCCGAAGGTGATGGTCGACCGGCTCATCGCCCGCCGGGAGGACCCGCTGCGGGAGAAGACGCTGTGGCGGATGCTCTACGAGACCTGTGCGCGGGCCGAGGAGATCCTCGGGACGAACATCGAGGACCTCGACCTGGCCGGCCGGCGGGCGCCGGTAAAGGCCAAGGGAGCCGCCGCCCGCCGCCGCCGGGGCGGCCGGACGCGCGGGGACTTCGTGCTGGAGACGGTCCACCGGGACACCGGTACCGCGCGGCTGCTGCCCCGGCTGCTGCCCCGGCTGCTGCGCGGCCGCACCCGTGGCCCGGTGTTCGTCACTCATCGCCGCCCCAACCCCGGCAAGGTGCTCGGGCCGCGCGACGTGTGCCCGGACACCGGGCTGGCCCGGCTGTCGTACGGTCAGGCTCGCGCGTTGCCGGACCGGCACACGGCAGTCGGAAGCGTGGCCGGTACCGGATGGGATCTGCACGAGTGGCGGCACTCCGGCCTGACCCACCTCGGCGAGCAGGGCGCCTCCCTGCTGATGCTGATGGCCAAGTCGAGGCACAAGAAGCCGGAGAACGTCCGCCGCTACTTCAAGCCTTCCCCGGACGCCATCGCCGAGGTGACCGGCCTGCTGGCGCCCGGCGACAGCCGCCGGTGA
- a CDS encoding SDR family oxidoreductase has translation MSGIEGKVVAITGASSGIGEATALLLAERGAKIVLGARRPERLEALAARIEEAGGEAVWARTDVTRRKDLAGLVKLASDRYGQLDVLVSNAGIGLISRLDDLRVEDWEEMIDVNLKGVLYGIAAALPVFREQGFGHFVNTVSTAGLRIVPLQSVYAGTKNAVRTISEGLRQEAGDSLRVTVVSPGAVRTDFAERMDPAVKTQIDKMMETALSPDAVARAIAFAIEQPDGVDVGDIVVRPTAQG, from the coding sequence ATGTCGGGAATCGAAGGCAAAGTCGTGGCGATCACGGGCGCCAGCAGCGGCATCGGCGAGGCGACCGCGCTTCTGCTCGCCGAGCGCGGTGCAAAGATCGTCCTCGGGGCACGCCGTCCGGAGCGTCTTGAGGCTCTGGCCGCCCGCATCGAAGAGGCGGGCGGTGAAGCCGTCTGGGCCCGCACGGACGTGACGCGACGCAAGGACCTTGCCGGCCTCGTCAAGCTGGCAAGCGATCGATACGGCCAGCTCGACGTCCTCGTCAGCAACGCCGGGATCGGCTTGATCTCCCGTCTGGATGACCTGCGCGTCGAGGACTGGGAGGAGATGATCGACGTCAACCTCAAAGGGGTCCTGTACGGGATCGCCGCGGCCCTTCCCGTCTTCCGGGAGCAGGGCTTCGGGCACTTCGTCAACACCGTGTCCACCGCCGGACTGCGTATCGTGCCGCTCCAGTCGGTGTACGCCGGCACGAAGAACGCCGTCCGCACCATCTCCGAGGGCTTGCGGCAAGAGGCCGGCGACAGCCTGCGCGTCACCGTCGTCTCTCCCGGCGCCGTCCGCACGGACTTCGCAGAGCGCATGGATCCGGCGGTGAAAACCCAGATCGACAAGATGATGGAGACCGCTCTTTCGCCCGACGCGGTGGCCCGCGCCATCGCCTTCGCCATCGAGCAGCCGGACGGTGTCGATGTAGGCGACATCGTGGTTCGCCCCACCGCCCAGGGATAG
- a CDS encoding TetR/AcrR family transcriptional regulator, giving the protein MARDAGRPLRADAQRNREKILAAAVHVFTEEGLDAHFERIAREAGVGTGTLYRNFPTREALIEAAYRNEVARLCDAVPGLLAAMSPPEALRAWTRSFIDYATAKLGMADALRAVVSLGTDPYAESHEMIQTALSSLMDANSAAGTIRSDISPTDMFAALAGIALTSAKPEQREQAERLLDLILDGLKPVPSRPPEN; this is encoded by the coding sequence ATGGCCCGGGATGCAGGACGCCCGCTGAGGGCTGACGCACAGCGGAACCGGGAGAAGATCCTGGCCGCCGCGGTGCACGTGTTCACCGAGGAGGGACTGGATGCGCACTTCGAGCGCATCGCCAGAGAAGCGGGCGTGGGAACCGGCACCCTCTACCGCAACTTCCCGACCCGGGAAGCTCTGATCGAGGCGGCGTACCGCAACGAAGTGGCCCGGCTGTGCGACGCCGTCCCCGGTCTCCTTGCGGCGATGTCACCGCCTGAGGCGCTGCGAGCCTGGACCCGCAGCTTCATCGACTACGCCACCGCCAAACTCGGCATGGCCGACGCCCTGCGGGCCGTCGTCAGCTTGGGAACCGATCCCTACGCCGAAAGTCACGAGATGATTCAGACCGCCCTCTCCTCCCTCATGGACGCCAATAGCGCTGCCGGAACGATCCGGTCCGACATCAGCCCGACCGACATGTTCGCCGCCCTCGCCGGCATCGCCCTCACCTCGGCTAAGCCCGAGCAGCGGGAGCAGGCCGAACGCCTCCTCGACCTCATCCTGGACGGACTGAAACCCGTGCCGTCGCGGCCCCCCGAAAACTGA
- a CDS encoding helix-turn-helix domain-containing protein, whose protein sequence is MRWNLRLTAANKGVWKASELQRNLGEHGLVISAGKMSGLWSGQPVSLKLEDLDVICVVLGCEIGDLLIPEPEKVSRPGRTETERVAVSAGTATPAVIPKRRDGRSLARPDSTPRPPPVCRPSTEK, encoded by the coding sequence ATGAGGTGGAACCTGCGGCTGACGGCCGCCAACAAAGGAGTCTGGAAGGCTTCCGAGCTCCAGCGGAACCTGGGCGAGCACGGGTTGGTGATCTCGGCGGGGAAGATGTCCGGCCTGTGGTCCGGGCAGCCCGTTTCGCTCAAGCTGGAGGATCTGGACGTCATCTGCGTCGTCCTCGGCTGCGAGATCGGCGACCTGCTGATCCCCGAGCCGGAGAAGGTCAGCCGCCCAGGGCGGACGGAGACGGAACGAGTGGCGGTCAGCGCGGGGACTGCCACACCGGCGGTGATCCCCAAGCGCCGGGACGGCCGATCCCTTGCCAGGCCCGACTCAACGCCAAGACCGCCACCGGTATGCCGACCGTCAACGGAGAAGTGA
- a CDS encoding tyrosine-type recombinase/integrase, whose product MVLAADLLNDDTSSPHTASADKGHFCASQLYGNGLDLLVIQEVLGHSWIATTMRYIHVQQTRVEDAWVAGMERAAKRLEGLA is encoded by the coding sequence GTGGTCCTGGCAGCGGACCTGCTCAATGACGACACGAGCTCACCGCACACAGCCTCTGCGGACAAAGGGCACTTCTGCGCGTCGCAACTCTACGGGAATGGGCTGGACTTGCTCGTAATCCAGGAGGTTTTGGGACACTCGTGGATCGCCACCACGATGCGATACATCCACGTCCAGCAGACCCGGGTCGAGGACGCCTGGGTCGCCGGGATGGAACGGGCCGCGAAGCGGCTGGAAGGACTGGCCTGA
- a CDS encoding GNAT family N-acetyltransferase yields MRPITGHEELDLFSQLPYVLNGELADDLAGGRRRPEWMWVALRGDRLLARAAWWSRSVGDAPLILDILDIEDSASGSDHLDIGAQLLRTAMTATLPNGSRPPEYNRFVPPDWRENAATRQAVEDRMTVLERTGARLFVERLRLEWRPESPAPEPSGRLAFRPVHDDEELVALMTSVLDGTLDAHGRDDMTRMSVREAAVRHYEDELARYTSPRDWWRIATLPHGQPVGFVIPARNDYNAIIAYIAVLPSHRGNGYIDDILAEGTRVLAEQNVPRIRASTDLGNLPMANAFRRAGYINFERAINMTWS; encoded by the coding sequence ATGCGTCCGATCACCGGACACGAAGAACTCGACCTGTTCTCCCAACTGCCCTACGTCCTCAACGGGGAGCTGGCGGACGACCTTGCCGGCGGCCGTCGGCGTCCCGAGTGGATGTGGGTCGCCCTGCGGGGCGACCGCCTGCTCGCCAGGGCAGCCTGGTGGAGCCGATCAGTCGGCGACGCACCACTCATCCTGGATATCCTCGACATCGAAGACAGCGCCTCAGGCTCCGATCACCTGGACATCGGGGCGCAACTTCTGCGCACCGCGATGACCGCTACCCTCCCGAACGGGTCGCGCCCACCTGAGTACAACCGTTTCGTCCCCCCGGACTGGCGTGAGAACGCTGCAACCAGACAAGCCGTCGAAGACCGTATGACGGTACTTGAACGGACCGGCGCCCGACTCTTCGTCGAACGACTGCGCCTGGAATGGCGTCCGGAATCGCCAGCCCCCGAGCCCAGCGGGCGCCTTGCCTTCCGGCCGGTCCACGACGACGAGGAACTTGTGGCTCTGATGACCTCAGTTCTGGACGGGACGCTGGACGCACACGGTCGTGACGACATGACGCGGATGTCAGTACGCGAAGCGGCCGTCCGGCACTACGAGGACGAGCTGGCGCGTTACACCAGCCCGCGGGACTGGTGGCGCATCGCAACACTGCCTCACGGACAGCCAGTGGGGTTCGTCATCCCAGCCCGCAACGACTACAACGCGATCATCGCCTACATCGCGGTCCTGCCCTCGCACCGCGGCAACGGCTACATCGACGACATCCTCGCCGAGGGCACCCGAGTCCTCGCCGAGCAGAACGTCCCCCGCATCCGCGCGTCCACAGACCTCGGCAACCTCCCGATGGCGAACGCCTTCCGGCGCGCTGGATACATCAATTTCGAGCGTGCGATCAACATGACCTGGAGCTGA